A genome region from Longimicrobiaceae bacterium includes the following:
- a CDS encoding phosphatase domain-containing protein, with translation MADWKKRLTEFASRVETNIDRQKERLGTAVGGVRPARIEAYRGFGTAERAYVKGRVLRVLPLPAAAEGDGVLINLAGMIQRFESDEVPGARVLVRYPGSSQEVTADEEGYFEAWIEPRPAFPAGRLWHDVEMALLHPVDAADPPAPIPAHVLVPPADARFGVISDLDDTVVRTDATNALRMVRNVFLANARTRVPFPGVAAFYRALQRGMGGAAANPVFYVSSSPWNLHDLLTEFLTLQDIPVGPLMLRDWGLNADEVLPTGHGRHKLEQIRRVMDTFRALPFILIGDSGQEDPEIYAKVVHDNPSRILGVYIRNVTPAPARADFIRKLGDELRQVGGTLVLADDTLAAAEDAARRGWIDPAALPEIGHRAAADVPTEPTQPGTARTNDALSTDPPG, from the coding sequence ATGGCGGATTGGAAGAAGCGGCTGACGGAGTTCGCGAGCCGCGTGGAGACCAACATCGACCGGCAGAAGGAGCGGCTGGGCACGGCCGTCGGCGGAGTCCGCCCGGCGCGCATCGAAGCGTACCGCGGCTTCGGCACGGCGGAGCGGGCATACGTGAAGGGGCGCGTGCTCCGCGTCCTTCCCCTCCCCGCCGCGGCCGAGGGCGACGGCGTGCTGATCAACCTGGCCGGCATGATCCAGCGCTTCGAGAGCGACGAGGTGCCGGGCGCGCGCGTGCTCGTCCGCTACCCCGGCAGCTCGCAGGAGGTGACGGCCGACGAGGAGGGCTACTTCGAGGCGTGGATCGAGCCGCGGCCCGCCTTCCCCGCCGGCCGCCTCTGGCACGACGTGGAGATGGCGCTGCTGCACCCCGTCGACGCCGCCGACCCGCCCGCGCCCATCCCGGCGCACGTCCTCGTCCCTCCGGCAGATGCGCGCTTCGGCGTGATCAGCGATCTGGACGACACGGTGGTGCGGACCGACGCCACGAACGCGCTGCGGATGGTGCGCAACGTCTTCCTGGCGAACGCGCGAACGCGAGTGCCCTTCCCCGGCGTGGCCGCGTTCTACCGCGCGCTCCAGCGGGGGATGGGCGGCGCCGCGGCGAACCCGGTCTTCTACGTGAGCAGCAGCCCGTGGAACCTTCACGACCTGCTCACCGAGTTCCTGACCCTGCAGGACATCCCCGTGGGCCCGCTCATGCTGCGCGACTGGGGGCTGAACGCGGACGAGGTGCTGCCCACCGGCCACGGGCGGCACAAGCTGGAGCAGATCCGCCGGGTGATGGACACGTTCCGCGCGCTGCCGTTCATCCTGATCGGCGACAGCGGCCAGGAGGACCCGGAGATCTACGCCAAGGTCGTGCACGACAACCCGTCGCGCATCCTGGGCGTCTACATCCGCAACGTCACGCCCGCGCCCGCCCGCGCGGACTTCATCCGCAAGCTGGGCGACGAGCTGCGCCAGGTGGGCGGCACCCTCGTCCTTGCCGACGACACCCTCGCCGCGGCGGAGGACGCCGCACGCCGCGGCTGGATCGACCCCGCCGCGCTCCCGGAGATCGGCCACCGCGCCGCAGCGGACGTGCCGACGGAGCCCACGCAGCCCGGCACCGCCCGCACCAACGACGCGCTGAGCACCGACCCACCGGGCTGA